The Prochlorococcus sp. MIT 1300 genome has a window encoding:
- a CDS encoding glycosyltransferase — MRILIIHQNFPGQFRQLAPYLQQCGHEVVAICAHERSTGINCRTLRYKEPSKHDGLPLSSELAHDSFQRASEVAKLCGQLDAEGWRPERICAHSGWGETLAIREVWDDVPQILWPELWVSPEHGGHGFDPQKAPPGLELRLDQVGRNSLTRAALDQAVSWVLPTQHQANSFPNEFRDSRMHVIHEGIDTKLACPNPDINFTVRGIQINRSIPTITFINRSLERLRGFDTFMRSLPAIQRSYPKVRILIVGDDQKGYGTLHETGRPLREVMLEELAGKIDLERIHFLGRIPYLQFLAILQASWVHIYLSYPFVLGWSCLEAMSCGCCIVGSKNMPVEEVIHNGIEGLLVPITSPDDVARAVIKMLGDARIRDELGRNARKNVLNLDQSILLPKTLELIQNSF, encoded by the coding sequence GTGCGTATATTGATAATTCATCAGAATTTTCCTGGGCAGTTTAGGCAGTTAGCCCCATATCTGCAGCAATGTGGTCACGAGGTTGTCGCGATTTGTGCTCATGAACGTTCTACGGGGATTAATTGCCGAACTCTTCGTTATAAAGAGCCTTCTAAGCATGACGGTCTACCCCTGAGTTCTGAGCTTGCACATGATTCTTTTCAACGCGCTTCAGAGGTTGCCAAGCTTTGTGGTCAATTAGATGCAGAGGGATGGCGCCCTGAGCGAATTTGTGCCCACTCAGGCTGGGGGGAAACTCTTGCGATTCGAGAAGTTTGGGATGATGTGCCGCAAATCCTTTGGCCTGAGCTTTGGGTTTCTCCTGAACATGGCGGTCATGGCTTCGACCCCCAAAAGGCTCCGCCTGGATTGGAATTACGATTAGATCAGGTTGGGCGAAATAGTCTTACAAGGGCAGCATTGGATCAAGCAGTTTCCTGGGTTTTGCCAACGCAGCATCAAGCTAATAGCTTTCCTAATGAGTTTAGAGACTCAAGGATGCATGTGATTCATGAGGGCATTGATACGAAGTTAGCTTGTCCGAATCCAGATATTAATTTTACAGTTAGAGGTATTCAGATAAATAGAAGTATTCCAACAATTACATTTATAAATAGAAGTTTAGAGCGTTTAAGAGGGTTTGATACATTCATGAGATCTTTACCTGCCATTCAGCGATCATATCCAAAAGTCAGGATATTAATTGTTGGTGATGATCAAAAAGGTTATGGCACTTTGCATGAAACTGGACGACCATTGAGAGAGGTCATGCTTGAAGAACTTGCGGGTAAGATTGATTTGGAAAGAATACATTTTCTAGGTCGCATTCCATATTTGCAATTCCTTGCAATTCTTCAGGCAAGTTGGGTGCACATCTATCTTAGTTATCCATTCGTTTTGGGTTGGAGTTGCTTAGAGGCAATGTCTTGTGGTTGTTGTATTGTAGGGAGTAAAAATATGCCTGTTGAAGAGGTAATTCATAACGGCATTGAGGGATTATTAGTCCCAATTACATCACCTGATGACGTTGCCCGTGCGGTCATAAAAATGCTTGGTGACGCACGGATTAGAGATGAATTAGGGCGTAATGCAAGGAAAAATGTTCTGAACTTGGATCAGTCAATACTTCTTCCTAAAACGTTAGAACTAATACAAAATAGCTTTTAG